In Leptospira sp. WS58.C1, a single genomic region encodes these proteins:
- a CDS encoding tetratricopeptide repeat protein — protein MITESFKQTLKLYDEGLALYKNRKFKEAWELFKKAVEITPNDGPSKKYIGRCEAFIANPPPEDWDGVFEMKTK, from the coding sequence ATGATCACCGAGTCTTTTAAACAAACTCTGAAATTGTACGACGAAGGTCTCGCATTGTACAAGAATAGAAAGTTCAAGGAAGCTTGGGAATTGTTCAAAAAAGCAGTAGAGATCACTCCAAACGACGGACCATCTAAAAAATATATAGGACGCTGCGAAGCATTTATAGCGAATCCTCCTCCGGAAGATTGGGATGGGGTTTTCGAGATGAAAACGAAATAA
- the acpS gene encoding holo-ACP synthase, with the protein MKITVGNDIVENSRIRDLLNKHGERFLKRVFSETEIAYCSGRKDPVPHLSGRFCVKEAFIKAIEPGHKVLLDMREIELFGKEFGKKELVLHGKSKELFLEKGYSGVSVSISHAENYSTAIVVLYKE; encoded by the coding sequence ATGAAGATCACAGTAGGGAATGATATAGTAGAAAATTCCAGGATCAGGGACTTACTCAATAAACACGGCGAAAGATTTTTGAAAAGAGTGTTTTCCGAAACCGAGATCGCATACTGCTCAGGAAGGAAGGATCCTGTACCACATCTTAGTGGAAGATTTTGTGTAAAAGAAGCATTTATCAAGGCGATAGAGCCGGGACACAAGGTCCTTCTTGACATGAGAGAAATCGAACTTTTCGGGAAGGAATTCGGAAAAAAAGAATTGGTACTTCACGGAAAATCGAAAGAATTGTTCCTCGAGAAAGGTTATAGTGGTGTTTCCGTATCCATCAGCCATGCGGAAAATTATTCCACTGCAATTGTCGTTCTCTATAAGGAGTGA